One genomic window of Candidatus Latescibacter sp. includes the following:
- a CDS encoding cupin domain-containing protein — protein sequence MIPDDIKHFFNERDLKSEIVEGNVWRAIYTAENIQAIIYHFPPHKVFPLHTHEKHEQMGYLVSGKMGFKVGDEVRTLMPGDFYRAPIGIEHNAWTFEEPSVLLDFFSPIREDLVKK from the coding sequence ATGATCCCGGATGACATCAAGCATTTCTTCAACGAGAGAGACCTGAAATCCGAGATTGTGGAAGGGAACGTCTGGCGCGCGATCTATACAGCCGAAAACATCCAGGCGATCATCTACCATTTCCCGCCCCACAAGGTCTTCCCGCTCCACACCCATGAGAAGCACGAGCAGATGGGGTATCTGGTCAGCGGAAAGATGGGTTTCAAAGTGGGCGATGAGGTGCGGACTTTGATGCCCGGCGATTTCTACCGCGCCCCGATCGGGATCGAGCACAACGCCTGGACATTCGAGGAACCATCGGTGCTCCTCGATTTCTTCTCGCCGATCCGTGAGGACCTGGTAAAGAAATAG
- a CDS encoding 5-deoxy-glucuronate isomerase — MEMFQKVPNGKGFNKIDASGMKLLNFHKIVLGAGESYTGNTAEHEVLFDILGGKVTFIVNGKSLGILGGRPNPFAGKGFSLYAPFNSDYEVTAENGPCEIAVCCAKSDLKGEPYVISPDQVSTGTWGATNFTRFFKGILLDDRPAQRLFVGETIVPSGNWATFPPHKHEKDDLPREVYMEEIYYYKVSPAEGFGLDRHYKPGAYDRADVITDETVILMPDGYHTLVTAPGYTMFYIWFLAGNIRKQNPITDPEFAWVQKAIPILANSKENL; from the coding sequence ATGGAAATGTTTCAGAAAGTACCGAACGGCAAGGGATTCAACAAAATCGATGCTTCAGGAATGAAGCTCCTGAATTTCCACAAGATAGTCCTCGGCGCCGGAGAGTCCTATACGGGTAATACGGCAGAACATGAGGTGCTGTTCGACATTCTGGGCGGCAAAGTCACGTTCATAGTGAACGGCAAAAGCTTGGGTATCCTGGGAGGAAGGCCGAACCCGTTCGCCGGAAAGGGATTTTCTCTTTATGCGCCTTTCAATTCGGATTACGAGGTAACCGCGGAGAACGGCCCCTGCGAGATCGCGGTCTGCTGCGCGAAAAGCGACCTCAAGGGGGAACCGTATGTCATCAGCCCCGACCAGGTTTCCACCGGAACCTGGGGCGCCACCAATTTCACCCGCTTTTTCAAAGGCATCCTCCTCGATGACCGTCCTGCCCAGCGCCTGTTTGTCGGAGAGACCATAGTACCATCGGGGAACTGGGCAACATTCCCGCCTCACAAGCATGAAAAGGACGACTTGCCCCGTGAAGTGTACATGGAGGAAATCTATTACTACAAGGTTTCTCCGGCCGAGGGTTTCGGCCTGGACCGTCATTATAAACCGGGCGCCTATGACCGCGCCGATGTAATCACCGACGAAACTGTAATTCTCATGCCGGACGGCTACCATACGCTGGTGACCGCGCCGGGATATACCATGTTCTACATCTGGTTTCTGGCCGGAAATATCCGTAAGCAGAACCCCATAACCGATCCGGAATTCGCCTGGGTTCAGAAAGCCATCCCGATACTTGCCAATTCGAAGGAGAACCTTTAA